The sequence cacatccaaattttctactaaggaaaataaaagatggaagaaatgttatattcatttttattagagataccataaaaattcgcagttgataaattacaaaaccatctggttaagggttaattgaactatagtaattcgatttgattgtgggtcaccggtgacccacacggcattcaacgtgttaaagagaaACATTTTACTTATCGTTCTCTGCGCCATTAGAATCCTTAAAATAACGTCACGAAAGATTCGCAGGCACATTGTTTTTCGAATCGATACGTATAATCGTTTGAACTGTAGTTTTATCTCTCAATGGCTGCGTAGTTGATGGAATATTCTTTATTCGAAATCTACATCGAATTGATTTCCTTCTTGTTCCTAATCTCTCGCTTCTAGATAAATTTATTGGGATTCGTAGATAGTAGTGTTGACCTTGAGAGAACCTTGAACTGTTGTATCAAGAGACCGTTGTATCTAGTTTGCCATGTTAGAGGCGGGGCTTTAGTAACAATACTAATCGTTGAGGGACCATTGTGTGTTCTATAGTTAGAGCTCATTGTCAGGCATAACAAATGGAATTCTAGTGTATCTGTAACGTCGACTATTCTTTGCTTAGCGAACGACACTGTTCCATCGATCGGTATCAATCTCTCATGCAATATTATCATAAACAATGAACCGTGCTAAACGATCTCTGAATGCTACCGTATTTTCCCGGATTCTAATGCGAACGTCGTCTCTTGTAATCCAAGAAGCCCAATCACCTTCGCAACTTGCGGTTCAACAGTGTACACCGGGTGTCCGTAAATTCGCTGTCGCGTCTCCGCTCGAAATTCGAATTCTTTGTTTCGGCTGTCGTTAGAATCAGCAGCGGCTCGCGTGTACACACTTTCCACTTGATGTTATCTATAACATTTAACGTAATCAGTCCTCTTTTCTTTAATTCTCTATAATGGTACAACATATAAtcagcactagaactaccaggattctttgaaatctacaaaaccttcaacagacggAGCTAAATCATATAACAATCGcataattgatagaacaaaagaaaactacgtTGATCTGCtattcgagcaattaaatcattcttcCGTGACTTAGTCtttgaaatatcaaaatttcatcTCACTTCGCGGACAGTAAATTCTAATGAGCAACAATAGGAAAAATTCAAACGtcgtactccgagggttaaaatgcataatttcaaaaagttctGTAGAATTAAGTTCGTGacaatgtggcttataaatttcagtGTTGCATTCAGCaaacttattttaatttattaaacataattttgcATCGCAACAAAAATGAATGATCATTCAACGTAAGATTTCAActtgtatttcagttttgcCACTACCGAATTAGTTTCGTCAATCATTTTCCGCGGAAACGTCCCTTTCAATCATTGCAAAAGGAATCAGTAAGTCGTTTCGaccctggtagttctagtgtcaagctTAACGTCAGTAGCCATCCCCCGAACATTTGAAAACAAAGGCTACAAATTTCCTGGAGCAACGTCACCAATTTTAACTACGAGCCACCGATTAGAATACATTTCCCAACGAGTCTATCAAAAACGAAGTCGTTTCCACTCTAAATTGATTGGTCCTCGAAGGCCGTTCAAAGCTTCCATCATCAACTTGCATACCACATCGCTAATTTTTTCCTCAACCGATTGAACAGAGTGAAACCGACACGTAAGAGGAGAATCATTTACCGATTCGCTCGAGAAAACGAATTCGGTAGCAAAATTCGGAACGATTTCGTTCGCTGGTGTAAACGTTCGAGGTAACGGATTCGTTAAGAATCCGTATCGTTATCAAGGAAAGTGAATTCTGATTAGAGAACACCTACACGAGGGACAAAAGTTCGATCGCTAACGAGTCGAGCAACTCTCAACGCGATGGATAATTCAAGAATGAAAGCGAGGGGGAAGGGGAAACACGGTGAGCAACCGAGAGGCCCCGACGCACCGACGAACGTTAACGCGACACGAGCCCCGATTTTTAGTATTCGAATTAAGTCGGCGACACGCTGTCACGTTCCCCTTTCCTGAGACACATGTAATCTTTTCTTTCTCAGAACGACACGTCGATAAGCGATCGAATGAAAGATTTTAAGACAGACAAATCTCTGAACTCATTTAGCGTCACTGGACCTGAGGCATTACCTGAAGCGACGCATCGTCAGATGGTCGCTCGCGGCCCACGACATTTGTTTCACGAAAGCCTGGCACTCCTACTTCTTTATGCTGGGTAAGTGTATACCGGTAGTCAGAGGTGCCGGAATCTATCAGGAAGCGATGGATTTCTGCATCGAGAAGCTGGCGTCCGGGGGATGGGTGCACGTTTTCCCCGAAGGGAAGATCAACATGCTTAAAGAGAACATAAGGTTCGCCATTTTATATTCGATTGGGTCGTGTAACACAAAATGTCCGATTTTCTTTCATACATTCCCTGTCGTAAcgtttttttaacactagattgacgcatattggattttggaaatattattttgtaaatttctacGCCGATTTTGACGagatcacactgacgtgtacctcaattactatcgaatctccagtttccacgatctaagtaaacgagcatcgattcttttgggaataatagaacgaagtgtacaataaataagtaaacctagtgttaagaccTTCCTAAATACGCACGGAACGTATTAATGTTCCTttggttattatttttatctcatCTGGATCCTATCTCTTTGAGACTTTGCGTTTTCTTGGTAAGGGCTACGGTGTTTGTCGCAAAATGTctaaatttagaaattcatttGTGAAATCTGACGTTTCATCGAACACGACCCAATACTCGAGGATTAATCACGATTAGTTTTTCACGCTGACATTCGTTTTGTAGATTAAAGTGGGGCGTGGGGAGGTTAATAATGGAATCACCTGTTGTACCCCTAGTGATTCCGATCTATCATCTTGGAATGGACCAAGTTCTCCCTCCCGAGCCACCGTACAAGTTAGGTTTCCGGAACAAGGTCACCCTGTATTACGGTGACCCCATAGATTTTAACCAATTAGTAAGCGAGTTGCGTGCGTCGAATGCGAGCGAAACAGAAATTAGGAAAGCGATCACGGATCGAATTCAAGAGGAGCTTTTAAGGTAgccatttttcttttaacactagctttaccgaacccgtcaatttgattgcattttttaattatttatttagtgtcagtttaagtcgatttcgattcgtgcaattatgcgaatacgcattgcgatagtctggttttgaagttatcattttcgcgatttataaaGTTAGAATAAACtaagaataaagtttagaataaacgtccgtaaatctagtgttaaggggtgggggggggggcgaaAAATGGAATTTACAAATAAGAAGAGGAATTTGTTTTCGTTGCAGATTGAAGACGATAACCGAGAAGCTCCACGAGAAGTTATGATGATCGATTGGGTCCATCGCACCCGACCCCAATTAGCTTTAATTTATGAAAAGAGAAGATAACGGTTAAAATCGAATTACAATACGACTATAGGTGACACTCGCGCTGGAATTACTTTTATTAGAGGGGATCAAAGTCACCTATAAAcgacaattaatattaatattttacgtaattGTGCAATGTAACGGATAGGTCGGGACAGAAGtgatttttttaaaagatttcGGGGAAAGAAAAATGGGAAACAAGCTACGCTCATGACAGTTGACTTCGgattttaatttgattacaAGTCCTCCAGACTTAATTAAGAATGCCATATATGTATGTTCTCACGGTGACAGAATTGCGTGGATAGCATTGTATATACATACTTATGTGTACATAGGACTAACTATGTTACATAAAAACTCGTGCGGATTGTGAATACAAGGAAAATTTTCGACGGAATCGTAAAACGCGAAAGCTCTCGAAcgtaaagtggaaaacttcgccATCGCGTCGCCTGCGATCGCCGGTCTCCGGACATTTGGTTACAGCGACCTAGCGGAACTCTATAATTTGTGATCATATACGGTTAACGTAATACAA comes from Nomia melanderi isolate GNS246 chromosome 7, iyNomMela1, whole genome shotgun sequence and encodes:
- the Taz gene encoding tafazzin, phospholipid-lysophospholipid transacylase isoform X2, with translation MLYDIKWIIPKLRDPSRLWNIASSITCAAVGIFSKIIIEWLNRTTVYNKHIIRRALDCRPRNVPLITVSNHHSCFDDPGIWASLDLRHYLKRRIVRWSLAAHDICFTKAWHSYFFMLGKCIPVVRGAGIYQEAMDFCIEKLASGGWVHVFPEGKINMLKENIRLKWGVGRLIMESPVVPLVIPIYHLGMDQVLPPEPPYKLGFRNKVTLYYGDPIDFNQLVSELRASNASETEIRKAITDRIQEELLRLKTITEKLHEKL
- the Taz gene encoding tafazzin, phospholipid-lysophospholipid transacylase isoform X1, whose amino-acid sequence is MLYDIKWIIPKLRDPSRLWNIASSITCAAVGIFSKIIIGRIVYALPPNEGHRKSVIGPCRPLKWLNRTTVYNKHIIRRALDCRPRNVPLITVSNHHSCFDDPGIWASLDLRHYLKRRIVRWSLAAHDICFTKAWHSYFFMLGKCIPVVRGAGIYQEAMDFCIEKLASGGWVHVFPEGKINMLKENIRLKWGVGRLIMESPVVPLVIPIYHLGMDQVLPPEPPYKLGFRNKVTLYYGDPIDFNQLVSELRASNASETEIRKAITDRIQEELLRLKTITEKLHEKL